ATCACCTGTGTCACCGCGAGCCATACGGGTCGCGAATCGAGATGCTTCACGCGCGCAACCTGCAGCATGAGTAGGGTTATGCCTTCGCGTTCAGCATGACAAGGTTCGTATATCAGATCGAGGAAGCCGGCGGCTTCCTCGATCTGTTTCAGGTGTCGAACGGCCAGTGCTGGCCGGAGCGGTCGGCGAAGAACAGCATGATATCGAGCGTCGGCAGCGGATAGCCCAGCGACGTCATCACGACCGACAGCTCGCCGCGATGGTGGATGGCGTGCTGGCTGGTCTGCATCAGAATCTCCCAGACCGTGTAGTTCAGCCGGTGGTCGCCGAAGTCGACCGAAATCACCCGCGCCAGGTCGGCCTCCGGCAGCGCCGCCAGCAGCGCCTGCATGTCGGCGACGATGCCATCCCAGTACTGGCACATGGCGGCCAGCGTCGGAAACGCGGGTAGCTCCTGCCACGACGCGCCGCGCACGAGTGCGAGCAGCCACGCATCGGATTCCATCACGTGCTGCAACAGGCCGCGCGTGGCGGCGTGGCCGACCGGCCGATCCAGTTCGGCGTCGCTCATGCGCGCGGCGGTGTCCAGCGCCAGCCTGTTGGCATAGGCGTTGTAGGCGAATAGCGCTTGCAGTCGCTCGCGCTCGCTCACTTGATCCCGGCCTTGGCGAGCGAACCGAGGAAGCCGTGCGTGCGACCCGCCGTGCCCGGGTCTTCCTTGACGCCGAACAGCGACGCGTTGAAGTCGGTCACACCGCTATCGGCCAGTCGTTTCAACTGCGCCTCGACTTGTGTTTCGTCCCCGATGACGGCGGCCAGCGTCACATCCGCCGCGCCTTCGATCTCCAGGATGTGGCGGTACGACGGTAGGTTGGCATAGTTCGCGTACGTCTGCGCGACCGCCGCCTTCGCTGCCTCGGGGTGGTTGGTCACAGCCACCGGGAAGCCGGCGACGATGCGCGGCGCGGGACGGCCCGCCTCGCGGGCCGCTTTGGTAATGACCGGGATGGCGACCGTTGCAAGGTACTTCGGCCCGCCCATCCAGGTGATCGTGCCATCGGCCATGCGCCCGGCCAGCTTAAGCATCTGCTCACCGAGCGCTGCGACGATGACCGACGGTGCTTTGACGTTCGGCACCGCCAACTGCGTGTTGACGCGGTACACCTGGCCGCTGAACTGCGTCGGCTGGCCGGTCAGCACGCCGTTCAACACAGAGAGATACTCGCGCATGTGCCGTACCGGCTTCGAGAAGTCGATGCCGAGCCGCTCCTCCATCGAGACGCGATGGCTCAGACCGATGCCGAGCGTGAAACGGTTCCCGGAGGCCGCCTGCACCGTCAGCGCCTGCTGCGCCAGCGCGACCGGGTGGCGCGGGAAGGTCGGCACGACCGCGGTGCCGAGCTCGATCGTTTTCGTCTGATGCCCGACGAGCGCGAGCAGCATCAGAGGGTCGTAACCAGCGCTCGACGTCCACGCCGTGTGATAGCCGTCTGTCTCCGCCTGCACGAAGCGCGCCAGCAGGTCAGCCAGGCCCTTGCCGGTGCCGCCGAAGTTCAGTCCGATGCGCATGGTGTCGCCTCCTGCGAATAGAGTGGCCTTATCATAGCACAAGCCGTGATTGGCTTTCTAACTGCAGAAGCTGCCTGGCGGCTCATGCAGCGCGTTTCCGCCGCGTCCGCGAATCGGCGCCAGCACACATCTGCATCATTCGCGACTGGCGTATTGGGGAATAGCTTGCTTTGCGCTCTCTGCGTGCTCTGCGGTTAAAGGTTTGTCACGTTTGCATCCCGGCACGCCTTTTCGGTATCATACGCGCACACACGACACAT
The genomic region above belongs to Chloroflexota bacterium and contains:
- a CDS encoding DinB family protein, yielding MSERERLQALFAYNAYANRLALDTAARMSDAELDRPVGHAATRGLLQHVMESDAWLLALVRGASWQELPAFPTLAAMCQYWDGIVADMQALLAALPEADLARVISVDFGDHRLNYTVWEILMQTSQHAIHHRGELSVVMTSLGYPLPTLDIMLFFADRSGQHWPFDT
- a CDS encoding TIGR03564 family F420-dependent LLM class oxidoreductase, whose product is MRIGLNFGGTGKGLADLLARFVQAETDGYHTAWTSSAGYDPLMLLALVGHQTKTIELGTAVVPTFPRHPVALAQQALTVQAASGNRFTLGIGLSHRVSMEERLGIDFSKPVRHMREYLSVLNGVLTGQPTQFSGQVYRVNTQLAVPNVKAPSVIVAALGEQMLKLAGRMADGTITWMGGPKYLATVAIPVITKAAREAGRPAPRIVAGFPVAVTNHPEAAKAAVAQTYANYANLPSYRHILEIEGAADVTLAAVIGDETQVEAQLKRLADSGVTDFNASLFGVKEDPGTAGRTHGFLGSLAKAGIK